The Candidatus Zixiibacteriota bacterium genome segment GGGAAAGCGTGCTCGTGGGCAAAGCCCGGGCCTGGGACGAGCTTGTCAGCCGGTACGGGCCGCTCGTCTACGCCGTGTGCCGCCAGGTGGGCATCAGCGAGTCCGATGCCGCCGATGTATTCCAACACTCCTGGATTGCTCTCTACGAAAACCGCTTCCGTCTCGAGGACCCGACCCGCATCGCCTCGTGGCTGCTGACAACCGCCAAACGGGAGGCCCTGCGGTACCGGCAGAGACAGGCGCGGCTGCAGTCCGATGACTGCCTGGCCGAACGGGCCGACGAGCGACCGCTGCCGGACGAAGAGCTCCGGCGCCTCGAGCTCCAGGCCCGGCTGGAGCTCGCCCTGCGGTCGATCGACCGGCTGTGCCGCGATCTCTTGCGGGCGTTCTTCTTCGCCGGGGAGGATCAGTCGTACGA includes the following:
- a CDS encoding sigma-70 family RNA polymerase sigma factor, with product MKRSHLSDQQLWESVLVGKARAWDELVSRYGPLVYAVCRQVGISESDAADVFQHSWIALYENRFRLEDPTRIASWLLTTAKREALRYRQRQARLQSDDCLAERADERPLPDEELRRLELQARLELALRSIDRLCRDLLRAFFFAGEDQSYEQIAAAFHIAPNSLGAKRRRCLDKVRAVLIRLGYLEERK